A single window of Chitinophaga sp. XS-30 DNA harbors:
- a CDS encoding NAD(P)H-hydrate dehydratase — protein MKILSAPQIRAADAYTIEHEPVRSVLLMERAAAECAGWMVHTFGENPPPFYIFCGMGNNGGDGLVIARLLKEHGFTVQAWLVHHSDAASEDNLANQPHYAALQHIHSLADFPVMEEHGVIVDAIFGTGLSRPVEGWVAGIIHKINDQRSRQTIVSIDMPSGLLADQASGHAPCIHARYTLSFQFYKLAFLLPENADKAGQVVILQIGLHPDYIAQVQTRFHVVDEVIIRTIYQPRDPFAHKGTYGHAFLVAGSYGKMGAAVLAAKACLRAGAGLLTMHVPRCGYEIAQTSVPEAMCETEDTAHFSAHFHETVKDSYASIGIGPGTGTEATTAKALEKLLGKFGRPMVLDADALNIISHYPFLLQKIPHSSILTPHPKEFERLFGPTADHFERLALLSAKAQELQLYILLKGRFSAMACPDGAVYFNPTGNPGMASAGSGDVLTGILTGLLCQGYTPKAALLLGVWLHGLAGDLAADDISEEALIAEDIINYLGLAWLKVRNT, from the coding sequence ATGAAAATCCTTTCCGCACCACAGATCAGGGCTGCCGATGCCTACACGATCGAACATGAACCTGTCCGCAGCGTATTGCTGATGGAACGCGCCGCCGCTGAATGCGCGGGATGGATGGTGCATACCTTCGGTGAAAACCCTCCTCCCTTTTACATTTTCTGCGGTATGGGCAACAACGGCGGTGACGGACTGGTGATCGCCAGGCTGCTGAAAGAACATGGCTTTACCGTCCAGGCCTGGCTGGTACATCATTCCGACGCAGCTTCGGAAGACAATCTCGCCAACCAGCCGCATTATGCCGCACTGCAGCATATCCACTCCCTGGCAGATTTTCCGGTTATGGAAGAGCATGGCGTTATCGTGGACGCGATCTTCGGCACAGGCCTCTCCCGCCCTGTTGAAGGATGGGTGGCCGGTATCATTCACAAGATCAACGACCAGCGCAGCCGCCAAACCATCGTTTCGATAGATATGCCCTCGGGACTGTTAGCAGACCAGGCTTCCGGGCATGCACCGTGCATCCATGCCCGTTATACGTTGAGCTTCCAGTTCTACAAGCTGGCGTTCCTGCTACCTGAGAATGCGGACAAAGCGGGACAGGTGGTGATCCTGCAGATCGGCCTGCACCCGGATTATATCGCACAGGTACAAACACGCTTTCATGTGGTGGATGAGGTGATCATCCGCACCATTTACCAGCCCCGCGACCCTTTCGCGCACAAAGGCACCTACGGCCACGCTTTCCTGGTGGCGGGCAGCTACGGCAAGATGGGGGCGGCTGTTCTTGCGGCAAAGGCCTGCCTCCGGGCGGGCGCGGGGTTGCTCACCATGCATGTACCGCGATGCGGATACGAGATCGCGCAAACCTCCGTACCCGAAGCGATGTGCGAAACAGAAGACACCGCGCACTTCAGCGCACACTTCCATGAAACCGTCAAAGACAGTTATGCCAGCATCGGCATCGGTCCGGGTACCGGCACGGAAGCCACAACTGCCAAAGCCCTGGAGAAACTGCTGGGCAAATTCGGCAGGCCGATGGTCCTGGACGCCGATGCCCTTAATATTATCAGCCACTACCCTTTTCTGCTGCAGAAAATCCCGCACAGCTCCATCCTCACCCCGCATCCTAAAGAATTTGAACGGCTCTTTGGCCCTACGGCAGACCATTTTGAGCGGCTGGCCCTGCTATCCGCCAAGGCACAGGAACTGCAGTTATATATCCTGCTGAAAGGCCGCTTCAGCGCAATGGCTTGTCCCGATGGCGCCGTGTATTTCAATCCCACCGGTAACCCGGGCATGGCCAGTGCAGGCAGCGGGGATGTGCTGACGGGTATATTGACCGGCCTCCTCTGCCAGGGGTACACACCGAAAGCCGCGTTGCTGCTGGGCGTCTGGCTGCATGGCCTGGCCGGGGACCTGGCGGCCGACGATATTTCGGAGGAAGCCCTGATCGCAGAAGATATCATCAATTACCTCGGCCTGGCCTGGCTGAAAGTCCGGAATACCTGA
- the nhaA gene encoding Na+/H+ antiporter NhaA, whose protein sequence is MNIIGKVRNKLISPIFQFLADSRAVGIVLIACTVISLFLANSAWATPYVSFFNTLFDPAGGHHYEWQGLHLPNSWLLWINDGFMVLFFFLVGMEIKRELTTGELASIRKSLLPVLAAAGGMLAPALIYVLFNNGTPFGHGWGIPMATDIAFSLGILSLLGSRVPISLKIFLTALAIIDDLGAILTIAIFYTDELHTMYLYIGGGIFALLLLLNYLKVQRLIFYFIPGIILWYCIFNSGIHATIAGVLLAFTIPLGKINALEHNLHDPVNFLIMPAFALANTAIAFPADLMQAFSHSVSFGVMAGLVLGKPLGIFLICFLAVKLKLASLPSNTNWKQLWGVGMIAGVGFTMSIFIATLAFKEVDIQVVSVMSVILASVVAGLGGFIFLRATCREVAA, encoded by the coding sequence ATGAATATTATCGGGAAAGTAAGGAACAAGCTGATATCACCTATATTTCAATTTCTGGCGGATAGCCGTGCGGTAGGCATTGTGCTGATTGCCTGCACCGTTATATCGCTGTTTCTTGCCAACTCTGCCTGGGCAACACCCTACGTAAGTTTCTTCAACACGCTGTTCGATCCCGCCGGGGGGCATCATTATGAATGGCAGGGGTTGCACCTCCCTAACTCCTGGCTGCTGTGGATCAACGACGGCTTTATGGTACTCTTCTTTTTCCTCGTAGGCATGGAGATCAAGCGGGAACTGACCACCGGTGAGCTGGCCTCCATCAGGAAGTCGCTTTTGCCCGTCCTTGCCGCTGCAGGCGGTATGCTGGCTCCTGCGCTGATCTATGTTTTATTCAACAACGGCACGCCTTTCGGGCATGGATGGGGAATACCCATGGCTACGGACATTGCCTTCTCCCTTGGCATCCTTTCCCTTCTCGGTTCCCGTGTGCCCATCAGCCTCAAGATATTCCTGACCGCCCTTGCTATTATCGATGACCTCGGCGCCATCCTCACGATCGCCATTTTTTATACGGATGAACTGCATACGATGTACCTGTACATCGGTGGCGGCATCTTTGCGCTGCTGTTGCTGCTCAATTACCTGAAAGTACAACGGCTCATATTCTATTTCATCCCCGGCATCATCCTCTGGTATTGCATCTTCAACTCCGGCATCCATGCCACAATAGCCGGTGTGCTGCTGGCATTCACCATTCCGCTGGGCAAGATCAATGCCCTGGAACACAATCTCCATGATCCGGTGAACTTTCTCATTATGCCGGCATTCGCGCTTGCCAATACGGCTATTGCCTTCCCGGCCGATCTCATGCAGGCATTCTCCCATTCCGTTAGTTTCGGCGTGATGGCAGGCCTCGTCCTGGGCAAACCACTGGGTATCTTCCTGATCTGTTTCCTGGCCGTAAAACTGAAACTGGCCAGCCTGCCGTCCAACACAAACTGGAAACAGTTATGGGGGGTAGGCATGATCGCAGGCGTCGGTTTCACCATGAGCATTTTTATTGCCACCCTGGCGTTCAAAGAGGTGGACATCCAGGTGGTCTCCGTGATGTCCGTTATCCTGGCCTCCGTTGTTGCCGGTCTCGGAGGTTTCATCTTCCTCCGTGCCACATGCAGGGAAGTAGCAGCGTAA
- a CDS encoding OstA-like protein, producing the protein MIRKLRYGLILLAVTGATGLLAANSHDRMRLSPVQEDTTSKRIDLLHADFVINTTTDTISKRRVKGNVSFRQGTSYMYCDSADIDALSNKIEAWGNVHINQNDSIHTYSDYLIYLGNQRLATLTGNAKLTDNKVVLTSPELQYDMNTKIGTYTRNGRLVNESSVLTSQEGIYYAETKDVYFKKNVVIVDPGFTLSTDTLLYNTNSKIATILVPTTINDGKTTMYVTNGYYNTASGYGSFSQRPVIEDSTNTFTANDIQTDKASGISVATGNMIWRDTAQKIAVLANYGIVDQNLKTVLATQKPVMILEGKTDTLFVAADTLFSGIIGLQRDSIAAPQNGTDSTVAVAGDTALRGPKDSARAAVMAVPRQKDSAFTALLDKVVVTDSGYIAEGDSAHPALKDSIAPRLVIKDTTPSIRADSISTVKAAGIRLKDTVPPALAVQTDSVNATLPERINRADSMANALLERVVKTDTSLVKRDSSLAAFPVPLVLADSTPAALSPVTAEPKDTTEKRFIIAYHNVKIYSDSLQGVADSIYYSGVDSIFRMYKDPVLWASDNQMFGDTIFLFTKNQKADKLLLDQNALIISEAGPGMYNQVKGNTVLGYFGDEKLDSMHVNGNAENIYYVRDDDSAYISVNRLLSATTHIYFENGELERVVFIKEAEATMYPFTQMPEEQKLLPGFKWMIHRKPKSKYELIGQ; encoded by the coding sequence ATGATCAGGAAATTACGATACGGCCTTATCCTGCTAGCAGTAACAGGTGCTACCGGCCTATTGGCTGCAAACAGCCATGACCGCATGCGTTTATCACCGGTACAGGAGGATACCACCTCCAAACGCATCGATCTCCTGCATGCGGATTTCGTGATCAATACCACCACAGATACCATCTCCAAACGAAGAGTGAAAGGGAATGTATCCTTCCGGCAGGGAACCAGTTACATGTACTGCGACAGTGCGGATATTGATGCGTTAAGCAACAAGATCGAAGCCTGGGGAAACGTTCATATCAACCAGAATGACAGCATTCACACGTATTCCGACTACCTGATCTATCTCGGCAATCAGCGGCTGGCAACCCTCACCGGCAACGCCAAACTAACCGATAACAAGGTGGTGCTTACCAGCCCGGAGTTGCAGTACGATATGAATACCAAGATCGGCACCTATACCCGGAATGGCAGGCTGGTCAACGAATCGTCCGTGCTCACGAGCCAGGAGGGCATTTATTATGCCGAAACCAAGGATGTTTATTTCAAGAAAAATGTGGTGATCGTGGACCCTGGATTCACCCTCAGCACAGACACGCTCCTCTACAACACCAATTCAAAAATAGCCACCATCCTGGTGCCGACGACCATCAACGATGGCAAGACCACCATGTACGTTACCAATGGGTACTATAACACCGCGAGCGGTTACGGGAGCTTCAGCCAGCGTCCGGTGATCGAGGACAGCACCAATACCTTTACCGCCAATGACATTCAGACCGATAAAGCTTCCGGTATTTCTGTAGCCACCGGCAATATGATCTGGCGCGATACCGCCCAGAAAATAGCTGTACTGGCCAACTACGGTATTGTGGACCAGAACCTGAAAACAGTGCTGGCCACACAAAAGCCGGTGATGATCCTGGAGGGAAAGACCGATACGCTTTTTGTGGCGGCAGATACGCTGTTCTCCGGCATTATCGGATTGCAGCGGGACAGCATTGCCGCTCCCCAAAATGGAACAGACAGCACCGTTGCCGTTGCTGGCGATACTGCGCTCAGGGGACCGAAAGACAGCGCTCGTGCGGCAGTTATGGCCGTTCCGCGGCAAAAGGATAGCGCTTTTACCGCCCTGCTGGACAAAGTTGTCGTGACGGATTCCGGTTACATCGCGGAAGGGGATTCCGCTCATCCGGCCCTCAAAGACAGCATCGCTCCGCGTCTCGTGATCAAAGATACAACCCCTTCTATCAGAGCAGACTCTATCTCAACCGTCAAAGCGGCAGGCATACGGCTCAAAGACACGGTCCCCCCTGCCCTCGCGGTGCAAACCGATTCGGTCAACGCTACATTGCCGGAACGCATCAACCGGGCGGATTCCATGGCCAACGCCCTGCTGGAACGGGTCGTCAAAACAGACACCAGCCTCGTAAAAAGGGATTCCTCGCTTGCAGCCTTTCCCGTACCGCTTGTGCTGGCAGATTCAACACCGGCTGCACTATCACCGGTAACAGCCGAGCCTAAAGACACTACAGAGAAAAGATTCATTATCGCCTACCATAACGTCAAGATCTATTCAGATTCCCTGCAAGGCGTAGCGGACAGCATATATTACTCGGGGGTGGATTCCATTTTCAGGATGTATAAAGACCCGGTGCTCTGGGCCAGCGATAACCAGATGTTCGGGGATACCATCTTCCTGTTCACCAAAAACCAGAAAGCAGACAAGCTGCTGCTCGACCAGAATGCACTCATTATCAGTGAAGCAGGCCCTGGTATGTACAACCAGGTGAAAGGGAATACCGTATTGGGGTATTTTGGTGATGAAAAGCTGGATTCCATGCATGTGAACGGGAATGCGGAGAATATTTACTATGTCAGGGACGACGACAGCGCCTACATCAGCGTGAACCGGCTGCTGTCCGCCACCACGCATATATATTTCGAAAACGGAGAACTGGAAAGAGTGGTATTTATCAAGGAAGCGGAAGCTACAATGTATCCCTTTACCCAGATGCCGGAAGAGCAGAAGCTGCTGCCCGGGTTCAAATGGATGATCCACCGGAAGCCAAAATCGAAATACGAATTGATCGGACAATAA
- a CDS encoding MlaD family protein, with product MLKISNETKVGVLTALGIVLLVIGFNILKGRSLFSNKKTIYAVYTQVNGLAPSNAVVVNGLSVGSVLGLEVMDKRAGRILVTLQISKEIEIPENSVARISSDLLGTRKVEIDFGNANTYLKNKDTIYAAVDGSITDALKEQLSPLVKKLEMTLGAVDTLLLTVNSVFDTTTKHNIRTAVAGLSGTMNNLDNATRSINGMLADNGRIGGTFANFEAVSANLKDNNDKISNILGNFDKASGTLANGQLDTALAQLSHTVTQLNSVVSKVNSTDGTLGMLMNDRAAYNNLQTSLGSLNKLLEDLRYNPWRYVHLSVFGRKNKVVPIPSDTLQLQ from the coding sequence ATGCTTAAAATATCTAACGAAACAAAAGTAGGCGTATTGACAGCGCTGGGAATAGTATTACTGGTGATCGGGTTCAATATCCTGAAAGGCAGAAGCCTGTTTTCCAACAAGAAGACCATTTACGCTGTATATACCCAGGTGAACGGCCTCGCCCCTTCCAATGCCGTAGTCGTGAACGGCCTCTCCGTTGGCAGTGTTCTGGGCCTGGAAGTAATGGACAAACGTGCCGGGCGCATTCTGGTGACCCTGCAGATCAGCAAAGAGATAGAGATACCGGAAAACTCCGTGGCCCGTATCAGCTCTGATCTCCTCGGCACACGGAAAGTAGAGATCGATTTTGGTAACGCCAACACCTATCTGAAAAATAAAGACACTATTTATGCTGCCGTAGACGGTTCCATTACCGATGCGCTCAAAGAACAACTCAGCCCGCTTGTGAAAAAGCTGGAAATGACCCTGGGTGCAGTGGATACCCTCCTGCTCACCGTAAACTCGGTGTTCGACACCACTACCAAGCATAATATCCGTACAGCAGTAGCGGGACTTAGCGGGACTATGAACAACCTGGACAATGCCACCCGCTCCATCAACGGCATGCTTGCGGATAATGGCAGGATCGGCGGCACCTTTGCCAACTTCGAAGCCGTTTCCGCCAACCTGAAGGATAATAATGACAAGATCTCCAATATTCTCGGCAACTTCGACAAAGCATCCGGCACACTGGCCAACGGCCAGCTGGACACTGCGCTCGCTCAATTAAGCCATACCGTTACACAGCTGAACAGTGTGGTATCCAAAGTAAACAGCACAGATGGCACACTCGGTATGCTGATGAATGACAGGGCTGCGTATAACAATCTGCAGACATCTCTCGGCAGCCTTAACAAACTGCTGGAAGACCTCCGTTACAACCCCTGGAGGTATGTACACCTGAGCGTCTTCGGCAGAAAGAACAAGGTAGTGCCTATTCCCTCTGATACCTTGCAATTACAATAA
- a CDS encoding N-acetylmuramoyl-L-alanine amidase, producing the protein MRWIRVLLFGSGIGLIYSLFVYAKITPDLPVQDKPIRTIVIDAGHGGQDVGARGKYSYEKDVALDVALKLGKIIEDAMPDVKVVYTRKTDRFDDVHKKAAIANQAQGDLFISIHCNAAASLSKVTGYKYVTKRNSKGKKYSRKVPIYKRVPNPAKGTETYIWATGKNNAKAESLRNSSVIVLDANSEETQQLMDTNDPETIIMLNTLRNVFFDQSLRLSTLVEDEFTKVGRISRGARQRNEKGILVLHATAMPSVLVELGFISNPEEEDYLNSANGQNEMAQCIYRAVKRYKDELEKVYNSARSAAGNTVPAEPPAAPARQHIPASVSVQSDNTPVTDLKAVYYKVQLMTTEKVYARGADLFEKLDGTIDREVMNQGNKKLNKYTWGNFRTEAEALSAMYKARQQGFKDAFVVTYQNGTRVEP; encoded by the coding sequence ATGCGCTGGATAAGAGTTTTACTTTTCGGATCGGGTATAGGACTGATCTATTCCCTGTTCGTTTACGCAAAAATTACACCGGATTTACCGGTACAGGATAAGCCTATCCGTACCATTGTAATAGATGCCGGTCACGGAGGGCAGGATGTGGGTGCAAGAGGCAAATATTCTTATGAGAAGGATGTAGCGCTGGATGTGGCCCTCAAACTCGGGAAGATCATTGAAGATGCCATGCCGGACGTCAAGGTAGTGTACACCCGGAAAACGGACCGTTTTGATGATGTACATAAAAAAGCCGCTATTGCCAATCAAGCCCAGGGCGACCTTTTTATATCCATCCACTGTAATGCCGCAGCCAGCCTCTCCAAGGTGACGGGTTACAAATATGTAACGAAGAGGAACAGCAAAGGCAAGAAATATTCCAGGAAAGTGCCCATATATAAAAGGGTGCCCAACCCTGCCAAGGGGACGGAAACCTATATCTGGGCCACCGGGAAGAACAATGCGAAGGCGGAATCGCTCCGGAACAGCTCGGTGATCGTACTGGATGCCAACTCTGAGGAAACCCAGCAGCTGATGGACACCAATGACCCGGAAACCATCATTATGCTGAACACCCTCCGCAACGTTTTCTTCGATCAAAGCCTGCGCCTCTCCACCCTTGTGGAAGATGAATTCACCAAAGTAGGCCGGATCAGCCGCGGTGCCCGCCAGCGTAATGAAAAAGGCATCCTGGTGCTGCATGCCACCGCCATGCCCAGCGTATTGGTGGAACTGGGATTCATCAGCAACCCGGAGGAAGAAGATTACCTGAACTCCGCCAATGGCCAGAATGAAATGGCCCAGTGCATCTACCGCGCTGTAAAGCGGTATAAGGACGAACTGGAAAAAGTGTACAATTCCGCCCGTTCCGCCGCCGGCAATACAGTGCCGGCAGAACCACCTGCTGCCCCCGCCCGCCAGCATATACCCGCTTCCGTTAGTGTGCAGTCGGACAACACTCCTGTGACCGACCTCAAAGCGGTGTACTACAAAGTGCAGCTGATGACCACCGAAAAAGTGTACGCCCGTGGCGCAGACCTTTTCGAGAAGCTGGACGGTACGATCGACCGTGAAGTAATGAACCAGGGCAACAAAAAGTTAAATAAATATACCTGGGGCAATTTCCGCACAGAGGCCGAAGCCCTCTCTGCCATGTATAAAGCAAGGCAGCAGGGCTTTAAAGATGCTTTTGTGGTAACCTATCAGAACGGCACCAGGGTCGAACCATAG
- a CDS encoding putative LPS assembly protein LptD, producing MADTIPPMNLVDSVFIPDSTLQPDSSLTVKDSIPVKLSKDSLSAPVYYKAQDSIVMLVKKKEFRLYNKADVKYEQTQLTGNTMNFNQSTGILTSRMGKDTSGKPFEKPVLNDGSTSSEMDSVQYNFNSGKAMIFQTRAQYGEGYVSSTKVKKQPDNTVFGFKNGYTTCNLDTPHFAFRARKIKVIPDKLIVSGPANLEIEGIPTPLFIPFAIFPISHGQRTGLLPPQYAVNQQKGIGLENGGYYFGLGEYLDLTVRADVYSYGSWGFTLSPTYRKRYKYNGGFNIAFSNSRFGDPEVKTEFTTSKDFRVTWSHSQDGKARPGTNFGASVNFGTSAYNQFNVTNAATRMNNMMYSSINYSKSWVGKPYNLTLALGHDQNTSTRQVNIKLPDGSFTVNTLYPFQAKEMVGTPKWYEKIGVSYNGLLRNTVSFVDSTFGRPAMFDKMQTGMQHQIPLTLSIPIMRNLTLTPSVSYTEKWYLKQQVVSWNETSEGFDTTFNSGFYRSSAMSTSASLATAIYGMYAFKNKNSKVQAIRHVMRPNVGVSYTPDLASKDYYMLQINKEGKMQRYSYYDNSPFGPSNPETFAGITFGIDNNLEMKVKSDKDTSGMKKIKLLDGFGFSGSYNLVADSFRLSPISLNARTNLFDKVNVSAGGTLNPYQVDSFGLPIDKYVWQGQNFSVGRLTNANIAISTSFQSQDKKSKEKEQLKEDLADQDEQPDAQLEEQRRQAELMRSNPGEYVDFDIPWRLDLSYSLNYSRARTVDRLRDTTIFTQFLGFSGDFSLTPKWKIIMSSGFDFRLKQISYTTLTISRDLHCWQMSINLVPFGSYRQFSITINPKAGILRDLRVNRTRQFFDL from the coding sequence ATGGCAGATACCATTCCGCCAATGAACCTGGTGGACAGTGTTTTCATACCGGACAGCACTTTGCAGCCTGACAGCAGCCTGACGGTCAAGGACAGCATACCGGTGAAATTGTCGAAAGACAGTCTTTCTGCGCCTGTGTACTATAAAGCGCAGGATTCCATCGTAATGCTGGTAAAGAAAAAGGAATTCCGGCTATATAACAAGGCCGATGTAAAATATGAGCAGACGCAGCTGACCGGCAACACGATGAATTTTAACCAGTCCACCGGTATTCTCACGTCCCGCATGGGTAAGGATACTTCCGGCAAACCTTTCGAGAAGCCCGTCCTGAATGACGGTTCTACCAGTTCGGAGATGGACTCCGTGCAATACAACTTCAACAGCGGCAAGGCCATGATCTTTCAGACCAGGGCGCAGTACGGAGAGGGCTATGTGAGCAGTACCAAAGTGAAGAAACAGCCTGATAACACCGTATTCGGCTTCAAAAACGGATATACGACCTGTAACCTGGATACGCCCCACTTTGCGTTCCGGGCAAGGAAGATCAAGGTGATACCGGACAAGCTCATTGTATCGGGACCGGCAAACCTGGAAATAGAAGGTATTCCCACCCCGTTGTTCATTCCCTTTGCCATTTTCCCGATCAGTCATGGACAGCGTACCGGTCTGTTGCCTCCACAATACGCCGTGAACCAGCAGAAAGGGATCGGCCTGGAGAATGGGGGCTATTATTTCGGGCTGGGGGAGTACCTGGACCTTACTGTTCGCGCCGATGTGTACTCTTACGGCAGCTGGGGGTTCACGCTGAGCCCCACCTACCGGAAGCGCTACAAGTATAATGGTGGTTTCAACATTGCATTTTCCAATTCCCGCTTCGGGGACCCCGAGGTAAAAACAGAGTTTACCACCTCGAAGGACTTCCGCGTGACCTGGAGCCACAGCCAGGATGGGAAGGCCCGCCCCGGAACGAATTTCGGCGCCAGCGTTAACTTCGGTACTTCTGCCTACAACCAGTTCAATGTAACGAATGCTGCCACCCGTATGAATAATATGATGTATTCCTCCATCAACTATTCCAAAAGCTGGGTCGGCAAGCCATATAACCTTACCCTGGCACTGGGGCACGACCAGAATACCAGTACCCGGCAGGTAAACATCAAACTGCCCGACGGGTCTTTTACCGTGAACACCCTCTATCCCTTCCAGGCGAAAGAAATGGTGGGTACCCCCAAATGGTACGAGAAGATCGGTGTCAGCTATAACGGTTTGCTGCGGAATACAGTGAGCTTCGTGGATTCTACCTTCGGCAGGCCTGCGATGTTCGATAAAATGCAGACCGGCATGCAGCACCAGATACCGCTTACCCTGTCCATTCCCATCATGCGCAACCTGACGCTGACACCAAGTGTTTCCTATACGGAAAAGTGGTACCTGAAGCAGCAGGTCGTATCCTGGAACGAGACTTCTGAAGGCTTTGATACAACGTTCAACAGCGGATTCTACCGGAGCAGCGCTATGTCTACTTCCGCATCCCTGGCCACGGCCATATACGGGATGTATGCGTTCAAAAATAAAAATTCAAAGGTGCAGGCCATCCGCCATGTGATGCGCCCGAACGTAGGGGTGAGTTATACGCCTGACCTCGCGAGCAAGGACTATTACATGCTGCAGATCAACAAGGAAGGGAAGATGCAGCGGTATTCCTATTATGACAATTCGCCTTTCGGTCCCTCCAATCCTGAAACCTTCGCCGGTATCACTTTCGGGATAGATAATAACCTGGAAATGAAGGTGAAGTCGGACAAGGATACTTCCGGCATGAAAAAGATCAAGCTGCTGGATGGCTTCGGGTTCAGCGGGTCCTATAACCTTGTCGCCGATTCTTTCCGGTTGTCGCCCATCTCGCTGAATGCAAGAACCAACCTGTTCGATAAAGTGAACGTTTCGGCGGGAGGTACCCTTAATCCATACCAGGTGGACAGCTTTGGCCTGCCGATCGACAAGTACGTCTGGCAGGGCCAGAACTTCAGTGTGGGGCGTTTGACCAATGCCAATATTGCCATCAGCACTTCGTTCCAGAGCCAGGATAAAAAGAGCAAGGAAAAAGAACAGCTGAAGGAAGACCTTGCGGATCAGGATGAACAGCCTGATGCCCAGTTGGAAGAGCAGCGCCGCCAGGCGGAACTGATGAGGTCCAACCCGGGAGAGTATGTGGATTTCGATATTCCCTGGCGGCTCGACCTTTCCTATAGTTTGAATTATTCCCGTGCCAGAACGGTGGACCGTTTGCGGGACACTACGATATTCACGCAATTCCTGGGTTTCAGTGGTGACTTCAGCCTCACACCCAAGTGGAAAATTATCATGAGCAGTGGTTTCGACTTCCGGTTGAAACAGATCTCCTATACTACACTAACGATCTCGCGCGATCTGCATTGCTGGCAGATGAGCATCAACCTCGTGCCTTTCGGCAGCTATCGTCAGTTCAGTATCACCATCAATCCCAAGGCAGGTATCCTGCGGGATCTCCGCGTCAACCGAACGCGGCAGTTCTTCGATTTGTGA